The Oncorhynchus clarkii lewisi isolate Uvic-CL-2024 chromosome 29, UVic_Ocla_1.0, whole genome shotgun sequence genome contains a region encoding:
- the LOC139388447 gene encoding trithorax group protein osa-like isoform X1 gives MLELLIILLADIMAQAQEERPSEQEKEMGEETFLKDLYLYMKKRDTPIERIPHLGFKQIDLFMMYKTVKSMGGYLQVTTQQQWKQVYNTLGGNPRSTSAATCTRRHYEKLLLAYECHVRGENYMEVLPRHQQKRLHYSSLSEEEECPRTAKRSMTYGALQTSQQQNPHHFLTDSRVRIIPMPAHYHPNYHHPSHPALPPYVHPPLTPSSHPRPQPPYLPSPQGQTERAKQPLERLRLLANRYMCSSDWNEPLNLSCKKSCLESGGQPASSFAPPPSNKTPKFLNTPSPLYPTKEMAKEEGCETPEGKSPPERCYLYPLATRDGYVIDLTSSSGGSSRSPTPASSPGMKTESPISCPLQSHKASTPSMVHVPRPLKREYPDWPRGERGESPKHSPGPLNLSCALPSPPRETGGRMEIQIPLALLQDWIKGGLLCGPAGSRPGAPSLQGPTPPEPRERTQTRTDISLTMANHADQVFHSPHRDQDRSSGYLRERSLERYRNLPSHTTTSPTSSHRHPMAPYQISSYKAQLSGNTLRNPASRDLYPWEKQENTRRPYHPSPMHPHDLRDRAQPIPLKIHPSSQSLEQDDVGPTSLACSTETSQGMVENSRKALMVDPSSSSLIPLTTEEFMKLKRLISSSS, from the exons ATGTTGGAGCTACTGATAATACTCTTG gcAGACATCATGGCCCAGGCGCAAGAGGAGAGACCCTCAGAAcaggagaaagagatgggagaggagacctTCCTCAAAGACCTCTATCTGTACATGAAGAAGAGAGATACACCCATAGAGAGAATACCACACCTGGGCTTCAAACAAA TCGATCTGTTCATGATGTACAAGACTGTGAAAAGCATGGGCGGCTACCTCCAG GTAACGACCCAGCAGCAGTGGAAGCAAGTATACAACACCCTGGGAGGAAACCCCAGAAGCACCAGTGCAGCCACCTGCACCCGTAGACACTATGAGAA GCTGCTTCTGGCATATGAGTGTCATGTAAGAGGAGAAAACTACATGGAGGTCCTGCCACGGCACCAGCAGAAGCGTTTACATTACAGTAGTCTCAGTGAGGAGGAAGAGTGCCCCAGGACAGCCAAACGTAGCATGACATATGGCGCTCTACAGACTTCCCAGCAACAG AACCCCCATCATTTCCTGACAGACTCCAGAGTGAGGATCATCCCTATGCCTGCACACTACCATCCAAACTATCACCACCCTAGCCACCCCGCTCTGCCCCCCTATGTCCACCCACCTCTGACCCCCAGCAGCCACCCCAGACCCCAACCCCcatatctcccctcccctcaagGGCAGACAGAAAGGGCCAAGCAGCCTCTGGAGCGCTTGCGCCTCCTGGCCAACCGGTACATGTGCTCCTCAGACTGGAATGAGCCACTCAACCTCAGTTGCAAGAAATCTTGCCTAGAGTCAGGCGGTCAGCCTGCTTCGTCCTTTGCCCCTCCTCCCTCCAACAAAACCCCAAAGTTTTTGAATACGCCCTCGCCGCTTTACCCCACCAAGGAGATGGCTAAAGAAGAGGGCTGTGAGACGCCGGAGGGGAAGTCACCCCCCGAGAGATGCTACCTCTACCCCTTGGCAACCAGAGATGGCTATGTCATCGACCTCACTTCCTCCTCTGGCGGTTCCTCCCGCAGCCCGACTCCAGCCTCCAGCCCAGGCATGAAGACAGAGTCCCCCATTTCCTGCCCACTGCAGAGTCACAAGGCCAGCACCCCCTCCATGGTCCACGTCCCTAGACCCCTGAAGAGAGAATACCCAGATTGGcccaggggggagaggggagaaagccCCAAGCACAGTCCGGGGCCTCTCAATCTCAGCTGCGCTCTGCCCAGCCCCcccagagagacagggggaaggaTGGAGATCCAGATCCCGCTGGCGCTTCTCCAAGACTGGATAAAAGGAGGCCTGCTATGTGGGCCTGCTGGTTCACGGCCTGGGGCTCCATCCCTGCAGGGTCCAACACCACCAGAGCCAAGGGAGAGGACACAGACCAGAACCGACATCTCCCTCACCATGGCGAACCATGCTGACCAGGTCTTCCACAGCCCTCACAGAGACCAGGATAGGAGCTCTGGGTACCTGAGGGAGAGGAGTCTGGAGAGGTACAGGAACCTGCCTAGccacaccaccacctcccctACTTCCAGTCACCGCCACCCCATGGCGCCATACCAGATCTCCAGCTACAAGgctcagctatcagggaacaccCTACGTAACCCGGCCAGCAGGGACTTGTACCCCTGGGAGAAACAGGAGAACACCAGGAGGCCCTACCACCCAAGTCCCATGCACCCCCATGATCTACGGGACAGAGCCCAGCCAATCCCCTTGAAGATCCACCCCAGCAGTCAGTCTCTGGAGCAGGATGATGTAGGCCCCACATCCCTAGCCTGTAGTACAGAAACATCCCAGGGAATGGTGGAAAACTCTAGGAAGGCTTTGATGGTGGACCCCTCATCTTCCTCTCTAATACCACTGACAACTGAGGAGTTCATGAAGTTAAAGAGGCTCATCTCAAGCTCCTCGTGA
- the LOC139388447 gene encoding trithorax group protein osa-like isoform X2, with product MAQAQEERPSEQEKEMGEETFLKDLYLYMKKRDTPIERIPHLGFKQIDLFMMYKTVKSMGGYLQVTTQQQWKQVYNTLGGNPRSTSAATCTRRHYEKLLLAYECHVRGENYMEVLPRHQQKRLHYSSLSEEEECPRTAKRSMTYGALQTSQQQNPHHFLTDSRVRIIPMPAHYHPNYHHPSHPALPPYVHPPLTPSSHPRPQPPYLPSPQGQTERAKQPLERLRLLANRYMCSSDWNEPLNLSCKKSCLESGGQPASSFAPPPSNKTPKFLNTPSPLYPTKEMAKEEGCETPEGKSPPERCYLYPLATRDGYVIDLTSSSGGSSRSPTPASSPGMKTESPISCPLQSHKASTPSMVHVPRPLKREYPDWPRGERGESPKHSPGPLNLSCALPSPPRETGGRMEIQIPLALLQDWIKGGLLCGPAGSRPGAPSLQGPTPPEPRERTQTRTDISLTMANHADQVFHSPHRDQDRSSGYLRERSLERYRNLPSHTTTSPTSSHRHPMAPYQISSYKAQLSGNTLRNPASRDLYPWEKQENTRRPYHPSPMHPHDLRDRAQPIPLKIHPSSQSLEQDDVGPTSLACSTETSQGMVENSRKALMVDPSSSSLIPLTTEEFMKLKRLISSSS from the exons ATGGCCCAGGCGCAAGAGGAGAGACCCTCAGAAcaggagaaagagatgggagaggagacctTCCTCAAAGACCTCTATCTGTACATGAAGAAGAGAGATACACCCATAGAGAGAATACCACACCTGGGCTTCAAACAAA TCGATCTGTTCATGATGTACAAGACTGTGAAAAGCATGGGCGGCTACCTCCAG GTAACGACCCAGCAGCAGTGGAAGCAAGTATACAACACCCTGGGAGGAAACCCCAGAAGCACCAGTGCAGCCACCTGCACCCGTAGACACTATGAGAA GCTGCTTCTGGCATATGAGTGTCATGTAAGAGGAGAAAACTACATGGAGGTCCTGCCACGGCACCAGCAGAAGCGTTTACATTACAGTAGTCTCAGTGAGGAGGAAGAGTGCCCCAGGACAGCCAAACGTAGCATGACATATGGCGCTCTACAGACTTCCCAGCAACAG AACCCCCATCATTTCCTGACAGACTCCAGAGTGAGGATCATCCCTATGCCTGCACACTACCATCCAAACTATCACCACCCTAGCCACCCCGCTCTGCCCCCCTATGTCCACCCACCTCTGACCCCCAGCAGCCACCCCAGACCCCAACCCCcatatctcccctcccctcaagGGCAGACAGAAAGGGCCAAGCAGCCTCTGGAGCGCTTGCGCCTCCTGGCCAACCGGTACATGTGCTCCTCAGACTGGAATGAGCCACTCAACCTCAGTTGCAAGAAATCTTGCCTAGAGTCAGGCGGTCAGCCTGCTTCGTCCTTTGCCCCTCCTCCCTCCAACAAAACCCCAAAGTTTTTGAATACGCCCTCGCCGCTTTACCCCACCAAGGAGATGGCTAAAGAAGAGGGCTGTGAGACGCCGGAGGGGAAGTCACCCCCCGAGAGATGCTACCTCTACCCCTTGGCAACCAGAGATGGCTATGTCATCGACCTCACTTCCTCCTCTGGCGGTTCCTCCCGCAGCCCGACTCCAGCCTCCAGCCCAGGCATGAAGACAGAGTCCCCCATTTCCTGCCCACTGCAGAGTCACAAGGCCAGCACCCCCTCCATGGTCCACGTCCCTAGACCCCTGAAGAGAGAATACCCAGATTGGcccaggggggagaggggagaaagccCCAAGCACAGTCCGGGGCCTCTCAATCTCAGCTGCGCTCTGCCCAGCCCCcccagagagacagggggaaggaTGGAGATCCAGATCCCGCTGGCGCTTCTCCAAGACTGGATAAAAGGAGGCCTGCTATGTGGGCCTGCTGGTTCACGGCCTGGGGCTCCATCCCTGCAGGGTCCAACACCACCAGAGCCAAGGGAGAGGACACAGACCAGAACCGACATCTCCCTCACCATGGCGAACCATGCTGACCAGGTCTTCCACAGCCCTCACAGAGACCAGGATAGGAGCTCTGGGTACCTGAGGGAGAGGAGTCTGGAGAGGTACAGGAACCTGCCTAGccacaccaccacctcccctACTTCCAGTCACCGCCACCCCATGGCGCCATACCAGATCTCCAGCTACAAGgctcagctatcagggaacaccCTACGTAACCCGGCCAGCAGGGACTTGTACCCCTGGGAGAAACAGGAGAACACCAGGAGGCCCTACCACCCAAGTCCCATGCACCCCCATGATCTACGGGACAGAGCCCAGCCAATCCCCTTGAAGATCCACCCCAGCAGTCAGTCTCTGGAGCAGGATGATGTAGGCCCCACATCCCTAGCCTGTAGTACAGAAACATCCCAGGGAATGGTGGAAAACTCTAGGAAGGCTTTGATGGTGGACCCCTCATCTTCCTCTCTAATACCACTGACAACTGAGGAGTTCATGAAGTTAAAGAGGCTCATCTCAAGCTCCTCGTGA